Genomic DNA from Lactuca sativa cultivar Salinas chromosome 8, Lsat_Salinas_v11, whole genome shotgun sequence:
ACAACACATTAGTATGAAGTTTGAAGTGCTGAAATTTATTCTTCACTTACTCAGGTTTAGAAATAGGAGGTGAGATGAACTTAGCAGCTGGGATCCAAGTTGCTCAGTTAGCTTTAAAGCATCGGCAAAACAAAAAACAGCAACAAAGGATAATTGTGTTTGCTGGAGGGTATGTAATATGTATAAGGTCCTTTTACTTTACATTGTCATCTTCTGATTTTCTTCCTCTTATTATTAACAATCAACATTTATTGGTTTTGGATTTCAGTCCTGTAAAATACGATAAGAAAGTACTGGAGATGATAGggaagaagttaaagaagaacaGTGTAGCTCTTGATGTTGTGAACTTTGGTGAAGAAGATGAATCAAAGTCAGAAAAGCTTGAAGCTTTAGTTGCAGCTGTAAACAACAATGACAGCAGTCACATTGTTCATGTCCCAGCTGGATCAAATGCTCTTTCTGATGTTCTTCTAAGGTTATTTATTATAGAAAttataatttctttttcattCCCAACATATGATTTATTAACTTTAAGGTGATGAATGTTTTACTGTTGTTAGTACTCCAATCTTTACTGGAGATGGAGAAGGTGGAAGTGGATTTGCAGCAGCAGCAGCTGCAGCTGCAGCTGGTGGTGTGTCTGGTTTTGACTTTGGTGTTGACCCGAATCTTGATCCTGAGCTGGCACTTGCTCTTCGTGTCTCCATGGAAGAAGAAAGAGCAAGGCAAGAAGCTGCTGCTAAAAAAGCTGCAGATGATTCTTCAAAGAATGAAGGAGGGGAGTCTAGTTCACAAGATGCAACTATGTCTGAAAATGTTGGGACTTCTGAGAATAAAAAAGATGATTTAatggtttcttcttcttcttcttcttcttcttcttgtttttTAAGTTTTAAGTTTACCCTTTTTGGTAATTTTTCTAATAATGGTGAGGTGGCACAGGATGATGAGAATGCATTGCTGCAACAAGCTCTTGCCATGTCAATGGATGATcctgctgctgctgctactgTGACAACAAGGGATGCTGACATGTCAGAGGCAGCTGCTGATGATCAAGATTTGGCACTTGGTAAACTAAATTAAAAGTCTTACTATTAATATTTCTTGAtatttttggaattaattttgtgttaTTTTAATTTGTAATCTGTAGCTCTACAATTGTCTGTTGAAGAAGGTGGAAAAGATGGATCAGGATCAGGGCAAGCAGATATGGGGAAGCTTTTGGCTGATCAGTCGTTTGTCTCATCTATTCTTGCTTctgtatgtttttatttttttgtgaatagaaaaaaaaaataataataatacaaaaaatGGAGAGAAATTTGATTATTTGGGATGTTTGTTGGTTTTGAAGCTGCCAGGAGTTGACCCGAATGATCCTTCAGTCAAGGATTTGCTTGCTTCAATGCAAAATCAGCCTGAGGTTAGTTATAGTTTAAACTTCAAAGatggtatttttatttattttttaatttaaataaaaaataatttgagATTTGATCAGTCTGAGCAGAAGAAAGAGGAGGATAAAGCACCCAAGGAAGATGACAagtgatttttggtgttgtttatCAACTTTAATCATGTCATGGCACTTACTTGGATTTGTAAAAGATAAGATGATCATTAATTCTCATCTTTCAATGGATAATTTTCAAAATGGATATTGTTTGTGATTTCAATGTTGTTGCTTGTGTCTAGTTGTCTTACACGAAATTGAAATTGTTTTTTAAGTATGCTGTATGGGAAAAGGAAAGAGGCTACAAAAGTTCTTTAATGATTATAACTAttgaaaattacattttaaatGTACATCCTTATCTAAGAAAGGATACCATCTTATAAAATAAGATTCAAACACCCACCAAGACCTTTCCTAGGGGTAAAATCGTCCACAATCTATTCAGGGGCAGGATTGTCATTTTTGCCAAATAGTCTTTGTAGTTCCTAACTGCCACAAGATGTTGATGTTTAGCAATTGCTTATGACCAACAAGCTTGATTGGATTTGGACCACCGGTGACTATGAAAATAGACTACAGAAATCTAGGTTATATCCTTGTTAGGCAAGGTGAATGCCTTGGATAAGGCCATGCTCTTTGGCTTCTTCAAGTGCTATGTTAAGTCCTTCAATCGCTAGgatgaaaagaaaacaaaatagaGGGTCTTTCTGTGAACTCCCCTCTTGAGTGAAAATTATTTGGACGCTAAACCGTTGATTATTACATAATCACGAGTTGAACATAGACATCAATTGCACCATTTTTACCAAAGTTTATCTATGCCATGACAAAGTCGAGATAATCCTAGTTGAGGCAGTTGAAAGCCTTCTCAAAGGCGACCTTGAGTAGGAATGCCTTGTGTTTGTTTTTATGAAGCCAATAAAATGGACACCTCGTATCCCTATTGTTTGAAGAAATTACATCGATAGTCCCTTttcaaatctctctctctctctctctctcacacacacacataaacatctctctctctctctctcatgttgATGTAGATGCCCGATCCCTCAGCATACAAGACGCGAACCTCACCTTTGTCGCCTCACGGCAAAAGCTCGTGCGCTGGGCATTCTCCATGTCTGCAACCTAACGATGACTAGTGATGGGACCCTAACCCCAAAGAACTCAAGCACaccacacgccttgaactcccgaaatgaGGGAGCTCGAGCCCCAATCTGACCCACAACGATCTCGGCACGAAAAGGCCTGAGCcgctcctccataatctccatgatcccttccttgacgGTACCAAAGATCACTGGGGTAGCGTCAAGTATGCCACGAGTAACCTTAGCCGCGATAAgatcgcgtagcctctcatcaatGGGCTCTACAccagagcctgaacctgatcatAATCCTGAACCCGAACCTCCTCGCATaatcatcaccatcctcaactGAAAAATACAACATAAATAGCAATTGATAAAGAAGTTCAAAGGGATTCCTCCTCACCAGACTCCTCAGAGCCTCCATGTCTGTCCTTGTTTCGGGTACATGTcttgtgttttcagtagtacgggccaaacactaccttccacacctatctgtaccttccccaaggctaTACCTGGTATTTCTAATTCACCCAACCACAAAGAACATGACCCACAGAACAAAACACAAACTCAGATCCTAGACTATTCTAGGATTTCTCAATCCTCACCGAACCAGAAACTTAAATCAATCATAGTAGGTTgccctatgcatgcaagttatacacaaatagaatcacatagattgtcaaataaaacttctaccctaaaccacaaccaaacaaggaacaagaataaGGCATAAtccatcattctagggctatgcaatcctagacatatacaactttgaaagcatacacttagcaaataatATATTCGACATCAATTTCCAAGAATATATCTATAGCATGGCTAATACATtgggaacacttacttgagctcgaccgattACGCGCATTGCACTCTCCCCCTTTTACTTAAGAAAACCGTTTTCAGGAAAAAATTaacttttgtttcttttgaaaaagGGTTTACCATTTCCTtggtttgagttctgacacatcCGATAgagtgtctgaatccctcaaaccaaggctccgataccaacttgtaacaacccgaaaattcaaataaaaattttcatttaatattcaGAAATCACAATTATATTTGTTTTCCCAAAATTTCATTACATAAACTTTTGTCCATAAGATCAGAGTATCTAAAACAAGAAATGCAGAACACTGGAGAGTGCCTGCGGCGCCATCAAGTTGGGCCCTTGCCCTTAGACCCTGAAGTACCTAAAGCATccaacaaactgtaagcaaacgcttagtgagtttcccaaaatacacaaGCATATACCATATAATGTCATGCAACATACATATAAGATTGTCATGGACTCCGTCTATGGTCTTCACccggaatgtcatgggctacccccatggccACCCCCCTATGGTCTTTACCATGTGCCATTGGCTCCCCTCATAGTCTTTACCAAGTCATAACATGCCAGATAACAAGCCATTGCATACATAACTAATGAAATCTCATATCAAttaatgggtcgacattggtgccttcgacccattggtataatGAAAAGACTCACCTTAGTCTATTGATCACAATAGTTACTCGACTCTACCAACCCAAAATCCCAAACTGAACAATATACAAATAACCCTAATTAGGATCATGACACAACCATGGGCCCAAAATCCTAAGTCCAAGTCCCACCATAATGGCCCAAAGGCCTTTCCTTCACTAATGGGCCTAACATAAAAATCCAATTCTATATTGGGATAcaaggcccaaaaggcccaacaTGCCAATAATGGCCCAAATAATAAATTTAGGCCCACAAATTCAGCTAGTCCAGGCCCAAACCTTTAGGTCCCAAAGGTTCGAAGCTCCACCGGAAGCCCAAGGTTCTCTGAGAGCGTAAGCCCAACATACCTCTTCAATACACTTAACATACTGGATCCATGAGctgtacgcacaacgtacaacATATTACACCCAGTGTACTAACTGTCTTGCATCAAactccattaagtccttaatgcatGAAGACTTTTCACTCAAAATTTAGATCTTAGACTTGTTAAGGGTCATAAGGCataaaattagcaactttatgcctttgcatgccatATATGCTCCCAACCACCCATTCTATCTCATTAAGATTTCTTGATAGTTGATATTTTTAGAATTAGTTTTGTGTTAATTTAATTTGCAACTTGCAGCTCTACAATTGTGTGTTGAAGAAGGTGCAAAAGATGGATTAGGATCAAGGGAATCAGATATGGGGAAGCTTTTGGCTGATCAGTCATTTGTCTCATCTATTCTTGCttctgtatttttttttaatttttttaattttattttgtgaatagaaaataataataataataataataataataataataataataataatacaaaaaatGGAGAGAAATTGGTTATTTGGGATGTTTGTTGGATTTGAAGCTGCCAGGAGTTGACCCGAATGTTCCTTTAGTCAAGGATTTGCTTGCTTCAATGCAAAATCAGCTTGAGGTTAGTTAAGTTAGCTCAAACTTCAAagattgtatttttatttttttttaatttaaataaaaaataatttgagATTTTATCAGTTTGAGCAGAAGAAAGAGGAGGATAAAGCACTCAAGGAAGACAAGTGATGTTAAATACTCTTTGTTGTTACAATGGATTTGGATTTATCGGTTTGACTTTTGGTTTGGTGTTGTTTATCAACTTTAATATTTCAAATCTAAATTTCATTCATACTgctctgcaaaaaaaaaaaaaaaaaaaaaaaaaaaaaaaaaaaaaaaaaaaaaaaaaaaaaaaaaaaacaggtcTAAAGTCTCACCAATTACACAACATCAAAtcaattattaaaattttaaagtaaGATGAAATCATATCCTTAAGATTGTAAAACAAGACCAATTCTATATATGCCAATAAGAAAATTAAACATACATTAAAGTCGGCTTTCAGTTATGAATTAAGATATATATGATACTTGGGAATCAACTTATTGACATCTCCTTGCTGATAACCAAAACAAAATATTCAACGCAATTAATACTTTGATATTTGAGAGAAAAAAAATAACACtgaaattttattttctaaaaaaatattatcTTTATATATGTATTAGTACAAATATGTACGAAATcgtagtcaaatatatcagaatTCGTAGTCAAATATTTGAAACCATAgtcaacataaaaaaaaaaatattaatatgaaaCCAAAGTCGGGGTAACGAAACAACCTAATGCGAGTTTTTGCAAAATATAAGGTAAAATTGTTAGATTTGTAAATCTCTCAAACGTATATCGTTTctagataaaaaaatatataaatagaaaaaaaaaacttgtgtaTAAATATCTGCACCTCTATCTCTAATTTAAAAGTTAACCTATTTGTAATCTCATCAGCTCCAAAAATCCAAATATATACACTTGTAAGCAGAGAAGAACATACAAGGAAAAACGAAACGAAAATGGTTTCACCACGATCACGACACCCAACTACAATGGAGAACCTCCCAGGCGAAGttttatcagacatattcatCCGGTTATCAGCAAAACAGCTTGCTCAAATGAGGTGCGTTTGTAAAGATTGGAATGCTCTGTTATTTGAATCCTCCTTTGTAAAATCCCACCTCCATCGTTCTACGCATATCAACCAGAAGATTCTTATGTTCTTCGGTGTTAGGGCTGATTGTACTTCATTCACTGCAAGCCCCTTTTCTTCTCCCGCTATCGAACTCGACAATTTCTTCAAATTCCCCGTTAATCTCGAATCTCAACCTGCACGTTGTTTTGGCAATGTCGTTGGATCTGTGAAAGGGTTAATATGTTTTAAGTATGAATCAGGTGATGATTATATCGTTTGTATTCAGAACCATTCTCTCTCCGCTTTCTTAACTCTTCCGCCATGTTCCATGggctcctcctctgaatcaagaAATACCATTTTCCGGTTTGGGTATGATCCCAAAACCGATGATTACAAAGTTGTTAAGCTTACAGAGCTTTTCGACCCACGAAGAATAGCACCAGTTGAGGTTTATAGCCTGAGAAAAGGTAAAGGTTCCTGGGAGTTGGTATCTCAAAGAATTCCATCACACCTGCAATGCATTAGAGATCTAGATTTAGTTTGTGTAGATGGGCATAAGGCCATCTTCATTGGCTTTGTTATACTTATATTGGTGGGAAGTTGACACAATTGATATTGGCATTTGATTTGTGTTCAGAGAGATTCAAGGAGATACCTTTTCCAGATTCTTTAAGAACATGTTGCTTTGGAGATCGGTTGAATGTGGTGGGAGTTTTGGGTGGAAAGGTTTGTGTGATGTCGAGGGTAAGAGATACCGATTGTGAGGTGTGGGTGATGGATGAGTATTCATGGGTGAAACGTCATGTGTTTTCAGGGTTTAGTGGCGGTGATAAAATATTTCCATATGGATTTACATCAAACAATCAGTTTCTTTTTAGATCTATGAATGAACTTAATCGTTATGGTTTGTATGATCCAGTTATAGCCAAGActaaaaacttcaagattcatGGAAGATCTTGTGGATGGAAAGTTGTTGAGTATGTTGATAGTCTTGTTTGGATAGCACCTGCCAATAAATTGAATAATTGAAGAGGCATAGTGATATGTAGTGATATATGGGGAAGTAAATCCTTTAGATTgattaaaccctaatttagatGATAAAACTTGTCTTTTTATTTGTCGACTATGTTTTGGAGTTTGTATTTGATATTTCAGGTTTTTGtgtcttcattttttttttaatagttgGGTTGGGTTCATGTTTTGGATTGCAATTAAACCAAAAAAAAGAAGTTAATTATTCCTTTTTTTTCTTAATAGATGCATAAAATTCAAGAGCAAATCTTAAATAGGTAAGGTTATTGTATTCTTAAGATAAACCGATAGGTGGGCGTTTCTGTCATGG
This window encodes:
- the LOC111911243 gene encoding 26S proteasome non-ATPase regulatory subunit 4 homolog; the encoded protein is MVLEATMICIDNSEWMRNGDYSPTRFQAQADAVNLICGAKTQSNPENTVGVLTMAGKGVRVLVTPTSDLGKILACMHGLEIGGEMNLAAGIQVAQLALKHRQNKKQQQRIIVFAGGPVKYDKKVLEMIGKKLKKNSVALDVVNFGEEDESKSEKLEALVAAVNNNDSSHIVHVPAGSNALSDVLLSTPIFTGDGEGGSGFAAAAAAAAAGGVSGFDFGVDPNLDPELALALRVSMEEERARQEAAAKKAADDSSKNEGGESSSQDATMSENVGTSENKKDDLMDDENALLQQALAMSMDDPAAAATVTTRDADMSEAAADDQDLALALQLSVEEGGKDGSGSGQADMGKLLADQSFVSSILASLPGVDPNDPSVKDLLASMQNQPESEQKKEEDKAPKEDDK